One region of Arthrobacter sp. StoSoilB22 genomic DNA includes:
- a CDS encoding glycoside hydrolase family 13 protein, whose protein sequence is MSVDSLLSVATHEPTAAFTHVTPVHHASKAHGWWRSAVIYQIYPRSFRDLNGDGVGDLAGITAELPQLATLGVDAVWLSPFYRSPQRDAGYDVSDYCDVDPLFGTLTDFDALIAEANRLNLRVIADLVPNHCSEQHVAFQAALAAGANSPERDMFIFRDGLGPDGNEPPNNWQSHFGGPAWTRVMEPSGNPGQWFLHLFDSSQPDFNWDNPAVHAEFERVLRFWLDRGISGFRVDVAHALVKAAGLPDWGGRADGNSSEGFPGHDAPMFGQPALHDIYRRWRSILEEYGPDRILCAEANVDPLPRLAQWVRADEMHQAFNFPYLHAGLDVNRLRHIITDSLISLDAVGAPSTWVLSNHDVVRHVSRFGYDGPGPRDGDGIGPDDVQPNEELGRRRAAAATMFMLGLPGGAYLYQGEELGLPDSSSIPGSMRQDPTFARTGGARIGRDGCRVPLPWRSSEPHSGFGSGLDPWLPQPESWPALARDKQEADPASHLNLYRRMLELRTTHRLGEGSLAWVEDYCSETSLAYLNGNTLVMMNVGAEAMPLPAGETILRSSAVEAGADLLAADLLGSGETIWLTAS, encoded by the coding sequence ATGTCCGTTGATTCATTGCTCTCGGTTGCGACCCACGAGCCCACTGCAGCTTTCACGCACGTGACCCCCGTCCACCACGCTTCGAAGGCGCACGGATGGTGGCGGTCCGCTGTGATCTACCAGATTTATCCGCGGTCCTTCCGCGACCTCAATGGCGACGGCGTAGGAGACTTGGCGGGTATCACCGCCGAACTGCCGCAGTTGGCGACGTTGGGCGTCGACGCCGTGTGGTTGTCGCCCTTCTACCGCTCACCTCAGCGGGACGCCGGATACGACGTCAGCGACTACTGCGACGTCGATCCCCTCTTCGGCACCCTGACCGACTTCGATGCCCTCATCGCAGAGGCCAACAGGCTCAACTTGCGCGTCATCGCGGACCTCGTCCCCAATCACTGTTCCGAGCAGCACGTCGCCTTCCAGGCCGCGCTTGCCGCCGGCGCCAACAGTCCGGAGCGGGATATGTTCATCTTCCGCGATGGCCTGGGCCCCGACGGCAATGAGCCTCCCAACAACTGGCAATCGCACTTCGGTGGCCCGGCATGGACGCGCGTCATGGAGCCGAGCGGCAACCCCGGCCAATGGTTCCTCCACCTCTTCGATTCCTCGCAGCCGGACTTCAACTGGGACAACCCGGCCGTCCATGCCGAGTTTGAACGCGTCCTCCGCTTCTGGCTGGACCGCGGCATCTCCGGCTTCCGGGTGGACGTCGCCCACGCGCTGGTCAAGGCAGCCGGACTCCCTGACTGGGGTGGACGCGCAGACGGCAACAGCTCCGAAGGCTTCCCGGGACACGACGCACCCATGTTCGGCCAGCCCGCCCTCCACGATATCTACCGCCGCTGGCGCTCCATCCTGGAAGAATACGGACCGGACCGCATCCTCTGCGCGGAAGCCAACGTGGACCCGCTGCCCCGGCTGGCCCAGTGGGTTCGAGCCGATGAAATGCACCAGGCCTTCAACTTCCCCTACCTGCACGCAGGACTGGACGTGAATCGCCTGCGCCACATCATCACCGACTCCCTGATCTCCCTGGACGCCGTGGGGGCCCCGAGCACCTGGGTGCTGTCCAACCACGACGTTGTCCGGCACGTTTCACGCTTCGGCTACGACGGACCAGGACCCCGCGACGGCGACGGCATCGGCCCCGACGACGTGCAACCCAACGAAGAACTCGGACGACGACGGGCTGCCGCGGCCACCATGTTCATGTTGGGCCTCCCCGGTGGCGCCTACCTCTACCAAGGCGAAGAGCTCGGCCTCCCGGATTCCTCCAGCATTCCCGGCAGCATGCGCCAGGATCCAACGTTCGCCCGTACCGGCGGAGCCCGCATCGGCCGTGACGGCTGCCGCGTTCCGCTCCCCTGGCGTTCGTCCGAACCCCACTCCGGGTTCGGCAGCGGCCTGGACCCCTGGCTGCCCCAGCCCGAGTCCTGGCCCGCCCTGGCCAGGGACAAGCAAGAGGCGGATCCGGCGTCGCACCTTAACCTGTACCGGCGGATGCTCGAGCTCCGCACCACGCACCGCCTCGGCGAGGGATCCCTGGCCTGGGTGGAGGACTACTGCAGCGAGACCTCGCTGGCCTACCTCAACGGCAACACCCTGGTGATGATGAACGTCGGAGCCGAGGCAATGCCGCTCCCCGCAGGCGAAACCATCCTGCGGAGTTCCGCGGTGGAAGCCGGCGCTGATCTACTGGCTGCTGATCTACTAGGCTCGGGGGAGACAATCTGGCTAACAGCCAGCTAA
- a CDS encoding maltose ABC transporter substrate-binding protein: MKVHTTLETQTTRRVFAAGAISVAAALALTACGGSASTTPSSDAAKPDLKAAGAGVITMWVDAERSPALKDITEKFKSDTGIEVKLVVKDFAAVRDDFITQVPTGQGPDLIVGPHDWIGKFVQNGVIAPVELGDKAAQFQDSSIKAMTYNGAVYGIPYAIENIALLRNTSIVDSKAATLDEVVANGKKAVADGKAAFPFLVGMDPKQGDPYHLYPLQSSMGSQVFGKSADGGYDAKQLLIGDAAGVEFAKKLASWGDAGEKIINSNITNDIAKEKFLAGESPYFLTGPWNVPDVQKKGIKLAVDELPTAGGEPAQPFIGVNGFFISAKSVNALATNEFVTNYLTSESAQDSMYAAGGRPPALKASFEKAASDPVVEAFGKIGATGVPMPAIPEMSVVWADWGATELAIIKGQGDPAEAWTKMADSIKSKIGG; this comes from the coding sequence ATGAAGGTGCACACTACCCTCGAGACTCAAACAACCCGGCGTGTTTTCGCCGCCGGGGCGATCTCCGTGGCCGCTGCCCTGGCACTGACCGCCTGCGGTGGAAGCGCCTCCACTACGCCCAGCTCGGATGCTGCAAAGCCGGACCTCAAGGCTGCCGGAGCCGGTGTCATCACCATGTGGGTTGACGCCGAGCGCTCTCCGGCGCTGAAGGACATCACGGAGAAGTTCAAGTCCGATACCGGCATCGAAGTGAAGCTTGTGGTCAAGGATTTCGCCGCCGTGCGCGACGACTTCATCACCCAGGTACCCACCGGCCAAGGGCCGGACTTGATTGTTGGACCCCATGACTGGATTGGAAAGTTTGTCCAGAACGGTGTGATTGCCCCCGTTGAGCTGGGCGACAAAGCGGCACAGTTCCAGGACTCCTCCATCAAGGCCATGACCTACAACGGCGCCGTCTATGGTATCCCGTACGCCATCGAGAACATCGCCTTGCTTCGCAACACCAGCATCGTGGACAGCAAAGCCGCCACGCTGGACGAAGTAGTGGCCAACGGCAAGAAAGCCGTTGCGGACGGCAAAGCCGCATTCCCGTTCCTGGTGGGCATGGATCCGAAACAGGGCGATCCCTACCACCTGTATCCGCTGCAGTCCTCCATGGGCTCACAGGTCTTCGGCAAGAGTGCCGACGGCGGATATGACGCAAAGCAGCTCCTCATCGGTGACGCTGCCGGCGTCGAATTCGCCAAGAAGCTGGCCTCCTGGGGTGATGCCGGCGAGAAGATTATCAACTCCAACATCACCAATGACATTGCCAAGGAGAAGTTCCTGGCCGGAGAATCCCCGTATTTCCTGACAGGCCCGTGGAACGTTCCGGACGTCCAGAAGAAGGGCATCAAGTTGGCCGTGGATGAACTGCCCACTGCCGGCGGCGAGCCTGCCCAGCCGTTCATCGGTGTCAACGGCTTCTTCATCAGCGCCAAGAGCGTCAACGCCTTGGCCACCAATGAGTTCGTCACCAACTACCTCACCTCCGAGTCGGCACAGGATTCCATGTATGCGGCAGGCGGACGCCCGCCGGCATTGAAGGCCTCCTTCGAGAAGGCCGCCAGCGATCCCGTTGTGGAGGCGTTCGGAAAGATCGGTGCCACGGGCGTCCCCATGCCGGCCATCCCTGAAATGAGTGTGGTGTGGGCTGACTGGGGCGCCACCGAGTTGGCCATCATCAAGGGCCAGGGAGATCCGGCTGAGGCTTGGACCAAGATGGCCGACAGCATCAAGTCCAAGATCGGCGGCTAG
- a CDS encoding ABC transporter permease subunit has translation MPKPDLRELPATQGQPSPEQSVGSGARPTAKPVRHPDSLKGTILKVVLLGLVDAFAVYILMMLFLSQSWPALAVSSLVVLAINWIYLRKGGLPAKYLAPGVLFLLVFQVLVVVFSGYIAFTNYGDGHNSTKEDAISAIQMTAQKRVPDSPAYKASVLTKGSDFYLLFTDPSGKAQLGSSEDPLTEVPEAGKDSTGKATSLAGYQTLKFQEIVANQQEILKITVPVSDDPADGTLRTADGSTAYQFKPALNYDAATDTFTDTDTGSQYRDNGKGAFADANGETLATGWKIDVGMDNFVRAFTDPSLRGPLLGVILWTFTFSIASVALTFVMGLFLAITFNREDLRGKKAYRILMILPYAFPAFLSGLVWSGILNPEFGWLNQTLLGGANIGWLTDPVLAKISVLVVNVWLGFPYMFLVCTGALQSLPSEIDEAARMDGASAWRVFRSIKLPLLLVSVAPLLISSFAFNFNNFNVIYMLTGGGPRFADTDRDIGSTDILITLVYKVAFGQGTGRDYGLASALAIIIFIIVATISAISFKQTKALEDVN, from the coding sequence ATGCCAAAACCAGATCTCCGCGAACTGCCAGCAACCCAAGGCCAACCGAGCCCGGAACAGTCCGTCGGCAGCGGCGCCCGCCCCACAGCCAAGCCCGTACGCCACCCGGATTCCCTCAAGGGCACCATCCTCAAGGTTGTCCTGCTGGGACTTGTGGACGCTTTTGCGGTGTACATCCTGATGATGCTGTTCCTCAGCCAGTCGTGGCCCGCGTTGGCGGTATCCTCACTGGTGGTTCTGGCCATCAACTGGATCTACCTCCGTAAGGGTGGGCTACCGGCCAAGTACCTGGCTCCAGGGGTACTGTTCCTGCTGGTGTTCCAGGTCCTGGTGGTGGTGTTCAGCGGTTACATCGCCTTCACCAACTACGGCGATGGGCACAACAGCACCAAGGAAGATGCCATTTCGGCCATCCAGATGACAGCCCAGAAGCGCGTCCCGGACTCGCCTGCTTACAAGGCGTCCGTGCTCACCAAGGGCAGTGATTTCTACCTGCTGTTCACGGATCCCTCTGGCAAGGCACAACTCGGCAGCAGTGAGGATCCGCTCACCGAGGTCCCGGAAGCCGGCAAAGACTCGACAGGCAAGGCCACCTCCCTGGCGGGTTACCAGACGCTGAAGTTCCAGGAGATCGTGGCCAATCAGCAGGAAATTCTTAAGATCACAGTCCCGGTTTCGGACGATCCCGCCGATGGAACGCTCCGCACTGCGGACGGCAGCACGGCCTACCAGTTCAAGCCGGCACTGAACTATGACGCCGCCACGGATACCTTCACGGACACCGATACCGGCTCCCAATACCGCGACAACGGCAAGGGCGCTTTCGCGGACGCCAACGGGGAGACCCTGGCCACCGGCTGGAAGATCGATGTTGGCATGGACAACTTCGTGCGGGCCTTCACGGATCCCAGCCTGCGCGGGCCACTCCTGGGTGTGATCCTTTGGACGTTCACCTTCTCCATCGCATCCGTTGCCCTGACCTTTGTGATGGGCCTCTTCCTGGCCATCACCTTCAACCGTGAGGACCTTCGCGGCAAGAAGGCGTACCGGATCCTGATGATCCTGCCCTATGCGTTCCCCGCTTTCCTGTCCGGCCTGGTGTGGTCCGGCATCCTCAACCCCGAGTTCGGCTGGCTCAACCAAACACTCTTGGGCGGCGCGAACATCGGGTGGCTTACGGACCCTGTCCTGGCCAAGATCAGCGTGCTGGTGGTCAATGTGTGGCTTGGCTTCCCGTACATGTTCCTGGTCTGCACGGGCGCCTTGCAATCGCTGCCGTCTGAAATCGACGAGGCCGCCCGCATGGATGGTGCCTCGGCCTGGCGGGTGTTCCGGTCCATCAAGTTGCCGCTGCTCCTGGTGTCCGTGGCGCCGCTGCTGATCTCCTCCTTTGCCTTCAACTTCAACAACTTCAACGTCATCTACATGCTCACCGGTGGTGGGCCGCGCTTCGCGGACACTGATCGCGATATCGGATCCACCGACATCCTGATCACGCTGGTGTACAAGGTGGCGTTCGGCCAAGGCACAGGGCGCGACTACGGACTGGCCAGCGCGCTGGCCATCATCATTTTCATCATCGTGGCCACTATCTCGGCCATCAGCTTCAAACAGACCAAAGCACTCGAGGACGTGAACTGA
- a CDS encoding sugar ABC transporter permease yields the protein MSVRTLADTKETALDGGPSPLAPARRPFGVWFKDKGWRHVVGIVTTIFAVFPLLYVLSAALDSNGTLVGSNGLFSRFDTGNFVALFSDPTRPFGRWFVNTLVVGTVTSAATVFLGAMAAYAFSRMRFKGRRMGLLTLLLLQMFPQLLAVVAIFLLLSGISQVIPALGLGSQLGLIMVYLGGALGVNTYLMYGFFNTVPQSLDEAAKIDGASHVQIFFGIILRLVTPILAVVGLLAFIGISSEFVIASVVLTDPDSQTLAVGLYSYVAQQRSENWGVFAAGAVIAAIPVMALFLFLQKYIVSGLTAGSVKG from the coding sequence ATGAGCGTACGCACACTGGCCGACACCAAGGAAACAGCGCTCGACGGCGGCCCATCGCCGCTGGCGCCTGCACGCCGTCCGTTCGGGGTCTGGTTTAAGGACAAAGGCTGGCGGCATGTGGTGGGCATCGTCACCACGATCTTCGCCGTGTTCCCGCTCCTGTATGTTCTATCCGCTGCCTTGGATTCCAACGGCACCCTGGTGGGTTCCAACGGACTCTTCTCCAGGTTCGATACCGGCAACTTCGTGGCACTCTTCAGCGATCCCACCAGACCTTTCGGCCGTTGGTTCGTGAACACCTTGGTGGTTGGTACGGTAACGTCCGCCGCCACCGTTTTCCTCGGCGCCATGGCCGCGTACGCGTTCTCCCGCATGCGTTTCAAAGGCCGACGGATGGGACTGTTGACCCTCCTCTTACTGCAGATGTTCCCGCAACTGTTGGCCGTCGTCGCGATTTTCCTGCTCCTGAGTGGCATCTCGCAAGTAATCCCCGCCCTGGGGCTGGGCAGCCAGCTGGGCCTGATCATGGTGTACCTCGGCGGCGCGCTGGGCGTGAACACGTACCTGATGTACGGGTTCTTCAACACGGTCCCGCAGTCCTTGGACGAAGCGGCGAAGATCGACGGTGCCAGCCACGTCCAGATCTTCTTCGGCATCATCCTGCGGCTGGTCACCCCCATCCTGGCTGTTGTGGGTCTCTTGGCGTTCATAGGCATCTCCAGCGAGTTCGTCATCGCCAGCGTTGTCCTGACCGATCCTGACAGCCAGACACTCGCCGTCGGGCTCTACTCCTATGTGGCCCAGCAGCGCTCCGAAAACTGGGGCGTCTTCGCAGCCGGCGCCGTCATCGCGGCCATCCCTGTCATGGCCTTGTTCCTCTTCCTGCAGAAGTACATCGTCAGCGGCCTCACCGCCGGCTCAGTGAAAGGCTGA
- a CDS encoding glycoside hydrolase family 13 protein, which translates to MPIALPHHDGSGLYAPHAVSLGETVRLRLRVPQGWGPASKVWVRSVQDGEPRYDAAIRLGSADGWDWWEAAMLVANPVAKYRFLLEVAETHDDDAAATVASRSTIGRRYWNLNAQGLFRRDVSDSADFRLTTFAAAPEWLRKGTMYQVFPDRFARSAQADNHPTPHWAIACSWDAQVVRTGEQAATQFYGGDLPGITGKLDHLQDLGVDILYLTPFFPARSNHRYDASTFDSVDPLLGGDQALVDLVEAAHARGIKVMGDLTANHSGDAHEWFVKALADPGSEEAGYYYFSPDHSSYESWWGVPSLPKFNWSSDALRRRFVTDDDSVVARWLKPPFNLDGWRIDVGNMTGRLGAVDLNHDVARLIADRVREINPNAALLAESTSDASPDFTGEHWQGAMTYSHLTRPLWSWLAKDAPNVNFFGSPQSGPNKIDAEDFLATHQDLAAGFSWGVLQNNMNALNTHDTARAATVMVDGGPAVGAALTFCLPGVPVMFAGDEFGFVGFNGEDSRTPMPWADGSRVRTDMRSLYANLARLRRELPSLTEGGVRWLHAEGDALVFIRESLESSALVFVARDTAEVVLDNAVLSSQQLEALLAPPLHHSGTASSAPAGPSGVDDVCLRAEGVSAGIWALPGTVLATG; encoded by the coding sequence ATGCCAATCGCCCTTCCGCACCATGACGGATCCGGACTTTATGCTCCCCATGCCGTGTCCCTCGGCGAAACAGTCCGGCTCCGGCTGCGCGTCCCGCAGGGGTGGGGGCCGGCGTCGAAGGTTTGGGTCCGGTCCGTCCAGGACGGCGAGCCGCGCTACGACGCCGCGATCAGGCTCGGCTCGGCTGATGGCTGGGACTGGTGGGAAGCGGCGATGCTCGTGGCAAACCCGGTGGCCAAGTACCGCTTCCTGCTGGAAGTCGCTGAAACGCACGACGACGATGCTGCCGCCACCGTGGCGAGCCGAAGCACCATTGGGCGGCGCTACTGGAACCTCAACGCCCAAGGCCTGTTCCGACGGGACGTCTCCGACTCTGCAGACTTCAGGCTGACAACGTTCGCCGCGGCTCCGGAGTGGCTCCGCAAGGGCACCATGTACCAGGTGTTTCCTGACAGGTTCGCGCGATCCGCCCAAGCGGACAATCATCCGACTCCGCACTGGGCTATCGCATGTTCCTGGGACGCCCAGGTGGTGCGGACAGGCGAGCAGGCAGCCACCCAGTTCTATGGGGGAGACCTTCCCGGGATCACGGGAAAGCTCGATCACCTGCAGGACTTGGGGGTGGATATCCTCTACCTGACGCCGTTCTTCCCCGCACGATCCAACCACCGCTACGATGCGTCAACCTTCGATTCCGTGGACCCGCTCCTGGGCGGAGACCAGGCCCTGGTGGACTTGGTGGAAGCTGCACATGCGCGAGGCATCAAAGTCATGGGGGATCTCACCGCCAACCACTCCGGCGACGCCCACGAATGGTTCGTCAAGGCGCTCGCGGATCCCGGCTCGGAGGAAGCTGGCTACTACTACTTCAGCCCCGACCATTCCAGCTACGAGTCGTGGTGGGGCGTGCCGTCACTGCCCAAGTTTAACTGGTCCTCCGATGCACTCCGCCGACGTTTCGTGACGGATGATGATTCCGTGGTGGCACGCTGGCTCAAGCCGCCGTTCAATCTGGATGGCTGGAGGATCGATGTCGGCAACATGACCGGCCGTCTGGGCGCGGTGGACCTCAACCATGACGTGGCACGGCTCATTGCGGACCGGGTGCGCGAAATCAACCCGAACGCGGCCCTGCTGGCGGAGTCCACCTCCGATGCCTCTCCGGATTTCACGGGCGAGCACTGGCAGGGAGCCATGACGTACTCCCACCTGACCCGGCCGTTGTGGTCCTGGCTCGCCAAAGACGCACCGAACGTGAACTTCTTCGGCTCACCGCAATCCGGGCCCAACAAGATCGATGCTGAGGACTTCCTGGCAACACATCAGGACCTCGCCGCGGGATTTAGCTGGGGTGTGCTGCAAAACAATATGAACGCGCTCAATACGCACGACACCGCACGCGCGGCAACGGTGATGGTCGACGGCGGTCCTGCCGTGGGTGCCGCCCTCACCTTCTGCCTTCCAGGAGTTCCGGTCATGTTTGCCGGCGACGAGTTCGGGTTTGTTGGGTTCAACGGCGAGGACTCCAGGACGCCCATGCCATGGGCTGATGGTAGCCGCGTGCGGACGGACATGCGGTCCCTCTACGCCAACCTTGCGCGGCTGCGCAGGGAACTGCCGTCGCTGACTGAAGGCGGGGTGCGCTGGCTGCACGCCGAGGGCGACGCGTTGGTCTTCATCCGGGAAAGTTTGGAATCTTCAGCGCTGGTATTCGTCGCTAGGGACACGGCCGAGGTGGTCCTCGACAACGCTGTCCTCTCCAGCCAGCAGCTCGAAGCGTTACTCGCCCCGCCACTGCACCACTCCGGAACGGCGAGCTCCGCACCCGCCGGACCATCCGGCGTCGACGATGTTTGCCTACGTGCCGAAGGTGTCTCCGCAGGAATCTGGGCGCTGCCGGGGACGGTGCTCGCCACCGGGTAG
- a CDS encoding FAD-linked oxidase C-terminal domain-containing protein, with product MAGTSEESINTWTAGRREHSRPSAGQQVFLKELAAGLRAGQVAEDEETLTVYSMDQGPLLERHLPLAVVWAESLEDVQHIVRSCAAHQVPIVARGAGTGVSGGAHATQGCIVLGLERMNRILDLNPDDETAVVEPGVINADLNTAAAEHGLMYAPDPASYKMSTIGGNVATNAGGLRCAKYGVTRDSVLALDVVMADGSLMHTGHQTFKGVAGYDLTALLVGSEGTLGIVVGVTVRLKYLPREIHTIAAFYQDFRSAAAGVLAVGKARVQPAIMELLDNGTLVQLDELNGSDLQKRGKSLLLIQTDGFGAAAEADVVRQVLADGGATVTTEASEEAEMLVELRRNSRGVEVDDEFRVGEDIAVPRSRLVDFVAELEAMAARFQVRLKVVAHAGDGNLHPTFWMDRVDPATDADALQRLNAALDESIRVGLHMGGTITGEHGVGQYKLRWLGLEQPEPMRELQRRIKELFDPQGILNPGKAI from the coding sequence ATGGCCGGAACATCAGAGGAAAGCATCAACACCTGGACCGCGGGCCGCCGGGAACACTCACGGCCCTCGGCAGGCCAACAAGTATTCCTGAAAGAGCTCGCGGCCGGACTCCGTGCCGGGCAGGTGGCCGAGGATGAAGAAACCCTCACCGTATACTCCATGGATCAAGGACCGCTGCTGGAGCGGCACCTGCCGCTCGCTGTGGTGTGGGCCGAGTCCCTCGAAGACGTGCAACACATCGTTCGCAGCTGCGCGGCACACCAAGTGCCCATCGTCGCCCGGGGTGCAGGAACCGGCGTCTCCGGGGGAGCGCACGCCACCCAAGGCTGCATCGTCCTGGGCCTGGAACGGATGAACCGCATCCTGGACCTCAACCCCGACGACGAAACCGCCGTCGTCGAACCCGGCGTCATCAACGCCGACCTCAACACCGCCGCCGCCGAGCACGGGCTCATGTACGCGCCCGACCCGGCCAGCTACAAAATGTCCACCATCGGCGGCAACGTGGCCACCAACGCCGGAGGACTGCGCTGCGCAAAATACGGCGTGACACGTGACTCCGTGCTCGCCCTGGACGTCGTCATGGCCGATGGCTCCCTGATGCACACCGGCCACCAAACCTTCAAAGGCGTGGCGGGCTACGACCTCACCGCGTTACTGGTGGGCTCCGAAGGAACATTGGGGATTGTGGTGGGAGTGACCGTTCGGCTCAAATACCTGCCGCGCGAAATCCACACGATCGCCGCCTTCTACCAGGACTTCCGCAGCGCCGCCGCTGGTGTGCTTGCAGTAGGCAAAGCCCGCGTACAGCCCGCCATCATGGAACTCCTGGACAACGGCACCTTGGTGCAGCTGGACGAACTGAACGGCAGCGACCTCCAAAAGCGCGGCAAATCCCTGCTGCTCATCCAAACCGACGGTTTCGGAGCGGCCGCAGAAGCCGACGTCGTCCGCCAGGTACTCGCCGACGGCGGCGCCACAGTCACCACTGAAGCCAGCGAAGAAGCCGAAATGCTGGTGGAACTACGCAGAAACAGTCGCGGCGTCGAAGTGGACGACGAATTCAGGGTGGGCGAAGACATAGCCGTCCCGCGCTCGCGCTTGGTGGACTTCGTGGCTGAACTCGAGGCCATGGCCGCCCGATTCCAGGTTCGACTCAAAGTAGTGGCACACGCCGGCGACGGAAACCTGCACCCCACGTTCTGGATGGACCGCGTAGACCCCGCCACCGACGCAGACGCGCTCCAACGACTCAACGCAGCCCTGGACGAATCAATCCGCGTAGGCCTCCACATGGGCGGCACCATTACAGGCGAGCACGGCGTGGGCCAATACAAGCTGCGTTGGCTCGGGCTTGAGCAACCCGAACCGATGCGTGAGCTGCAGCGGCGGATCAAGGAGCTGTTCGACCCGCAGGGAATCCTGAATCCGGGAAAAGCTATCTGA
- a CDS encoding MFS transporter produces the protein MIALVMVSVNLRPAITTVAGVMNQVPGVFSLDPSLLPVLGTLPVLAFGISGPMGPWLAQRLGTGRAVAVALLVLAAALVIRATVPALLLPGTFLAGMAIMTAGVLVPQIVKANRGTGWWTGLCTMGFGLGAALGAGLVQPLEQAFGGNLASALAVWAVPALIGAFLIQRSGGRPTAAPTTAGTVTGATDVVTPLRKQRTAWAVTAFFGLQAMLYFAITSWLAVYGVSRGLAQADAAALLAWFSLAGLPASLLAPVLAGRPGILRIMAPGLGLSVAAALLGVLMAPLELQFLAVGVLGIVQSAGFGLAMALVVIRSDGPQSAGRLSAMSQGFGFALASLGPLGAGVLHTITGGWALTFWALAAEAVVLAGAGFFAIRGPLVSLEATESAERAAPPEQATTKATVVR, from the coding sequence TTGATCGCGCTTGTCATGGTGTCCGTGAATCTTCGACCGGCCATTACCACCGTTGCCGGGGTGATGAATCAGGTGCCGGGAGTGTTCAGCCTGGATCCGTCCCTGCTTCCAGTACTGGGCACTTTGCCGGTATTGGCCTTTGGTATTTCCGGCCCCATGGGGCCATGGCTGGCTCAACGACTCGGGACAGGTCGTGCCGTCGCGGTGGCGTTGCTGGTTCTGGCCGCGGCATTGGTCATTCGGGCGACGGTGCCCGCACTGCTGCTGCCCGGAACCTTCTTGGCCGGCATGGCGATCATGACAGCCGGCGTGCTGGTGCCTCAGATCGTCAAAGCCAACCGCGGCACCGGCTGGTGGACTGGCCTGTGCACCATGGGATTCGGCCTCGGCGCTGCGCTGGGTGCCGGGCTGGTCCAGCCATTGGAGCAGGCCTTCGGTGGAAACCTGGCATCAGCGCTCGCCGTGTGGGCGGTGCCAGCGCTGATCGGCGCGTTCCTGATCCAACGATCCGGAGGACGCCCGACGGCGGCACCCACCACTGCGGGCACCGTCACCGGAGCCACTGATGTGGTCACTCCGCTCCGGAAGCAACGCACGGCGTGGGCGGTGACAGCGTTCTTCGGACTCCAGGCCATGCTCTACTTCGCGATCACGTCCTGGTTGGCGGTGTACGGGGTATCCCGAGGGCTCGCACAAGCCGATGCTGCCGCCCTGCTGGCGTGGTTCAGTCTTGCTGGGTTGCCTGCAAGTTTGCTGGCTCCCGTGCTCGCTGGCCGCCCCGGCATCCTGAGGATCATGGCGCCCGGCCTTGGCTTGTCCGTGGCAGCTGCGCTGCTTGGAGTTCTGATGGCACCACTTGAGCTGCAGTTCCTCGCAGTAGGCGTCCTCGGCATTGTCCAAAGCGCTGGATTCGGGCTGGCCATGGCGTTGGTGGTGATCCGCTCCGATGGGCCGCAATCGGCGGGCAGGCTCTCCGCCATGAGCCAGGGATTTGGTTTCGCGTTGGCGTCCCTCGGCCCGCTGGGTGCCGGGGTACTGCACACCATCACCGGCGGCTGGGCATTGACGTTCTGGGCGCTCGCCGCGGAGGCCGTAGTGCTGGCAGGTGCAGGATTCTTTGCTATCCGTGGACCCCTCGTCAGCCTGGAGGCAACGGAGTCAGCGGAGCGGGCGGCGCCTCCTGAGCAAGCAACTACCAAAGCCACGGTGGTTCGATAA
- a CDS encoding pyridoxamine 5'-phosphate oxidase family protein, with protein MTNSAATGTNQPETPATEVLETNECWELLRSVSVGRLAVVVQDHPDIFPVNYKVDHGTLVFRTGEGTKLHAALGDAPVAIEADGVNAETGVAWSVVVKGRASAVKLTQDVLDTVGLLLFPWEAGQKDQFIRITPSEVTGRRFKVTPPVTWWSPLDGAPTARGE; from the coding sequence ATGACCAACTCAGCAGCAACAGGTACAAATCAGCCGGAAACGCCCGCTACTGAAGTCCTGGAGACCAACGAGTGTTGGGAGCTCCTCCGCAGTGTCTCGGTGGGCAGGCTCGCCGTTGTGGTGCAGGATCACCCGGACATCTTTCCCGTGAATTACAAAGTTGATCACGGGACCCTGGTGTTCCGGACCGGTGAAGGCACCAAACTTCATGCAGCTCTGGGCGATGCTCCGGTTGCCATCGAAGCCGACGGCGTCAATGCCGAAACAGGTGTGGCGTGGAGCGTGGTGGTCAAGGGCCGCGCTTCTGCCGTAAAACTGACGCAGGACGTGCTTGATACGGTCGGTCTCCTGCTGTTCCCTTGGGAGGCGGGGCAGAAGGACCAGTTCATCCGCATCACGCCTAGCGAAGTGACCGGGCGCCGCTTCAAAGTGACGCCCCCGGTGACGTGGTGGTCGCCCCTGGATGGCGCTCCCACGGCACGCGGCGAGTAG